In Belonocnema kinseyi isolate 2016_QV_RU_SX_M_011 chromosome 4, B_treatae_v1, whole genome shotgun sequence, a single window of DNA contains:
- the LOC117170723 gene encoding caskin-2 isoform X2 — protein sequence MCHPSQVGGMSRPSKAVTQVKKVAPPAVPDVFRHSGSSFGSAGYASSEDGCFLSSGTGGGGAVDDGSYGMPSGKSPGPIFTHPGFAFPPIVGKYTHAEDQGIDMTQSPGRDSPGSSGSGSGSRHSTASLDSGRASGYHLGPRGHGALTSSPRCSISSLGSHPDRPGDLDVVHAWLTELQFEEYFPLFASAGYDLATITRMTPEDLTAIGIKKPNHRKRLKAEIDNLNIGDGLPEHVPGSLEEWLRLLRLEEYLGALHQQGMRSVEDVTTLTWEDLEDIGIVRLGHQKKLLLAIKRVKDIRAGKRIQPLDLARLPPHPGQTQDVVIQRGAPDLPSPDEDCTSPVLRSFQRTGNENTSCATWRSMYGALPAGLDYNTVGRGNPRGKSLESLEDAPVTYPPSPAPVVHPQPVDWRPRSYEDGDLTPTNEGSIIEVGGGTLPRPRHCLVRPRPVAKVMATPGQFKSLPRDFDNKYQLTYGLESSPNLSKRRPPSPPRRQSSRDMGSAVVGGGNVGDVVIDCSGPVPTATCDDHHLHHHHHPPPPAPAAPPSTPPQLNRPPSSMSRSWGSVSVNVNEEHELIATLALQHRNGSDASFKSSSSTESDSLPFANENAGTIKQRAARAQEYVGNTANIGNHLVNHHTGGGEPADVLNDIGNMLTNLTNELDAMLEEEKRQGLNS from the exons TTGGCGGTATGAGCCGGCCATCGAAAGCTGTGACCCAGGTGAAGAAAGTAGCACCACCGGCCGTCCCTGACGTATTCCGGCATTCCGGCTCTTCCTTTGGATCGGCAGGATACGCTAGCAGTGAAGATGGATGTTTTTTGTCCAGTGGTACCGGTGGCGGAGGAGCCGTCGACGACGGTTCCTACGGGATGCCGTCTGGGAAGAGTCCGGGGCCCATTTTCACTCACCCTGGTTTCGCTTTCCCTCCGATCGTCGGCAAATACACCCACGCCGAGGATCAAG GTATCGACATGACACAAAGCCCCGGAAGAGATAGCCCAGGGAGTTCAGGTTCAGGATCTGGTTCGAGGCATTCGACAGCGTCGCTTGATTCTGGAAGAGCTTCCGGATATCATTTAGGTCCGAGAGGACACGGTGCACTCACATCATCGCCTAGGTGCTCGATTAGTTCCCTTGGAAGTCATCCCGACAGGCCCGGAGATCTTGATGTCGTTCATGCCTGGCTGACCGAGCTGCAATTTGAAGAGTACTTTCCTTTATTTGCTTCAGCTGGTTATGATCTCGCTACTATAACCAGAATGACTCCTGAGGATCTCACGGCAATAG GTATTAAGAAGCCGAACCACAGGAAACGACTGAAGGCGGAAATAGATAATTTAAATATAGGAGATGGATTGCCGGAGCATGTTCCGGGATCGCTGGAAGAGTGGCTCAGGTTATTAAGACTCGAGGAATATCTCGGAGCTCTTCATCAACAGGGTATGCGTTCAGTCGAGGATGTCACGACTCTCACATGGGAGGATCTTGAGGACATCGGCATCGTTCGACTCGGTCATCAGAAAAAGCTGCTTTTGGCCATTAAACGTGTTAAAGATATTCGTGCCGGAAAGCGTATTCAACCACTGGATTTGGCTCGTCTTCCTCCGCATCCAGGACAAACGCAG GATGTTGTGATTCAACGAGGTGCTCCCGATTTACCATCGCCGGATGAGGACTGCACGTCACCGGTACTTAGATCTTTCCAAAGAACCGGCAACGAAAACACTTCCTGTGCTACGTGGAGGAGTATGTATGGTGCGTTGCCAGCTGGGCTGGATTATAATACAGTGGGGCGAGGGAATCCGAGAGGAAAATCTCTCGAAAGTTTGGAAGACGCTCCCGTTACTTATCCACCCTCGCCTGCACCAGTTGTGCACCCACAACCTGTAGACTGGAGACCGCGTAGTTATGAAGACGGTGATTTAACTCCGACCAACGAAGGTTCTATTATCGAAGTTGGAGGCGGAACACTTCCCAGACCTAGACATTGTCTCGTTCGACCAAGGCCAGTTGCAAAG GTGATGGCGACTCCAGGACAGTTTAAATCATTGCCACGAGATTTCGACAACAAATATCAATTGACGTACGGATTGGAAAGCAGCCCTAACTTGTCGAAGAGACGTCCTCCTTCGCCACCCAGGCGCCAGAGTTCTAGGGACATGGGTTCTGCAGTTGTCGGCGGTGGTAACGTAGGAGATGTAGTGATAGATTGCAGCGGCCCTGTACCGACTGCCACGTGTGACGATCATCATCTTCATCATCATCACCATCCTCCACCTCCTGCCCCAGCGGCTCCTCCATCAACACCACCTCAACTGAATAGGCCGCCTTCTTCCATGTCTCGTTCCTGGGGCAGTGTCAGCGTCAACGTTAACGAAGAACATGAGCTTATTGCCACTCTTGCCCTGCAACACCGTAACGGATCGGACGCTAGTTTTAAA tCGAGTTCCAGTACAGAATCGGATTCTCTGCCGTTCGCGAACGAGAATGCCGGTACGATAAAGCAGAGAGCAGCAAGGGCGCAGGAATACGTCGGGAACACAGCAAATATTGGCAACCACCTGGTGAATCATCATACAGGCGGTGGAGAACCCGCAGACGTTTTAAACGACATCGGGAATATGCTGACAAATCTCACGAATGAATTGGACGCGATGCTCGAAGAGGAGAAGCGTCAAGGCCTGAATTCATAA
- the LOC117170723 gene encoding caskin-2 isoform X4 — MFGGMSRPSKAVTQVKKVAPPAVPDVFRHSGSSFGSAGYASSEDGCFLSSGTGGGGAVDDGSYGMPSGKSPGPIFTHPGFAFPPIVGKYTHAEDQGIDMTQSPGRDSPGSSGSGSGSRHSTASLDSGRASGYHLGPRGHGALTSSPRCSISSLGSHPDRPGDLDVVHAWLTELQFEEYFPLFASAGYDLATITRMTPEDLTAIGIKKPNHRKRLKAEIDNLNIGDGLPEHVPGSLEEWLRLLRLEEYLGALHQQGMRSVEDVTTLTWEDLEDIGIVRLGHQKKLLLAIKRVKDIRAGKRIQPLDLARLPPHPGQTQDVVIQRGAPDLPSPDEDCTSPVLRSFQRTGNENTSCATWRSMYGALPAGLDYNTVGRGNPRGKSLESLEDAPVTYPPSPAPVVHPQPVDWRPRSYEDGDLTPTNEGSIIEVGGGTLPRPRHCLVRPRPVAKVMATPGQFKSLPRDFDNKYQLTYGLESSPNLSKRRPPSPPRRQSSRDMGSAVVGGGNVGDVVIDCSGPVPTATCDDHHLHHHHHPPPPAPAAPPSTPPQLNRPPSSMSRSWGSVSVNVNEEHELIATLALQHRNGSDASFKSSSSTESDSLPFANENAGTIKQRAARAQEYVGNTANIGNHLVNHHTGGGEPADVLNDIGNMLTNLTNELDAMLEEEKRQGLNS, encoded by the exons ATGT TTGGCGGTATGAGCCGGCCATCGAAAGCTGTGACCCAGGTGAAGAAAGTAGCACCACCGGCCGTCCCTGACGTATTCCGGCATTCCGGCTCTTCCTTTGGATCGGCAGGATACGCTAGCAGTGAAGATGGATGTTTTTTGTCCAGTGGTACCGGTGGCGGAGGAGCCGTCGACGACGGTTCCTACGGGATGCCGTCTGGGAAGAGTCCGGGGCCCATTTTCACTCACCCTGGTTTCGCTTTCCCTCCGATCGTCGGCAAATACACCCACGCCGAGGATCAAG GTATCGACATGACACAAAGCCCCGGAAGAGATAGCCCAGGGAGTTCAGGTTCAGGATCTGGTTCGAGGCATTCGACAGCGTCGCTTGATTCTGGAAGAGCTTCCGGATATCATTTAGGTCCGAGAGGACACGGTGCACTCACATCATCGCCTAGGTGCTCGATTAGTTCCCTTGGAAGTCATCCCGACAGGCCCGGAGATCTTGATGTCGTTCATGCCTGGCTGACCGAGCTGCAATTTGAAGAGTACTTTCCTTTATTTGCTTCAGCTGGTTATGATCTCGCTACTATAACCAGAATGACTCCTGAGGATCTCACGGCAATAG GTATTAAGAAGCCGAACCACAGGAAACGACTGAAGGCGGAAATAGATAATTTAAATATAGGAGATGGATTGCCGGAGCATGTTCCGGGATCGCTGGAAGAGTGGCTCAGGTTATTAAGACTCGAGGAATATCTCGGAGCTCTTCATCAACAGGGTATGCGTTCAGTCGAGGATGTCACGACTCTCACATGGGAGGATCTTGAGGACATCGGCATCGTTCGACTCGGTCATCAGAAAAAGCTGCTTTTGGCCATTAAACGTGTTAAAGATATTCGTGCCGGAAAGCGTATTCAACCACTGGATTTGGCTCGTCTTCCTCCGCATCCAGGACAAACGCAG GATGTTGTGATTCAACGAGGTGCTCCCGATTTACCATCGCCGGATGAGGACTGCACGTCACCGGTACTTAGATCTTTCCAAAGAACCGGCAACGAAAACACTTCCTGTGCTACGTGGAGGAGTATGTATGGTGCGTTGCCAGCTGGGCTGGATTATAATACAGTGGGGCGAGGGAATCCGAGAGGAAAATCTCTCGAAAGTTTGGAAGACGCTCCCGTTACTTATCCACCCTCGCCTGCACCAGTTGTGCACCCACAACCTGTAGACTGGAGACCGCGTAGTTATGAAGACGGTGATTTAACTCCGACCAACGAAGGTTCTATTATCGAAGTTGGAGGCGGAACACTTCCCAGACCTAGACATTGTCTCGTTCGACCAAGGCCAGTTGCAAAG GTGATGGCGACTCCAGGACAGTTTAAATCATTGCCACGAGATTTCGACAACAAATATCAATTGACGTACGGATTGGAAAGCAGCCCTAACTTGTCGAAGAGACGTCCTCCTTCGCCACCCAGGCGCCAGAGTTCTAGGGACATGGGTTCTGCAGTTGTCGGCGGTGGTAACGTAGGAGATGTAGTGATAGATTGCAGCGGCCCTGTACCGACTGCCACGTGTGACGATCATCATCTTCATCATCATCACCATCCTCCACCTCCTGCCCCAGCGGCTCCTCCATCAACACCACCTCAACTGAATAGGCCGCCTTCTTCCATGTCTCGTTCCTGGGGCAGTGTCAGCGTCAACGTTAACGAAGAACATGAGCTTATTGCCACTCTTGCCCTGCAACACCGTAACGGATCGGACGCTAGTTTTAAA tCGAGTTCCAGTACAGAATCGGATTCTCTGCCGTTCGCGAACGAGAATGCCGGTACGATAAAGCAGAGAGCAGCAAGGGCGCAGGAATACGTCGGGAACACAGCAAATATTGGCAACCACCTGGTGAATCATCATACAGGCGGTGGAGAACCCGCAGACGTTTTAAACGACATCGGGAATATGCTGACAAATCTCACGAATGAATTGGACGCGATGCTCGAAGAGGAGAAGCGTCAAGGCCTGAATTCATAA
- the LOC117170723 gene encoding caskin-2 isoform X5, whose protein sequence is MSRPSKAVTQVKKVAPPAVPDVFRHSGSSFGSAGYASSEDGCFLSSGTGGGGAVDDGSYGMPSGKSPGPIFTHPGFAFPPIVGKYTHAEDQGIDMTQSPGRDSPGSSGSGSGSRHSTASLDSGRASGYHLGPRGHGALTSSPRCSISSLGSHPDRPGDLDVVHAWLTELQFEEYFPLFASAGYDLATITRMTPEDLTAIGIKKPNHRKRLKAEIDNLNIGDGLPEHVPGSLEEWLRLLRLEEYLGALHQQGMRSVEDVTTLTWEDLEDIGIVRLGHQKKLLLAIKRVKDIRAGKRIQPLDLARLPPHPGQTQDVVIQRGAPDLPSPDEDCTSPVLRSFQRTGNENTSCATWRSMYGALPAGLDYNTVGRGNPRGKSLESLEDAPVTYPPSPAPVVHPQPVDWRPRSYEDGDLTPTNEGSIIEVGGGTLPRPRHCLVRPRPVAKVMATPGQFKSLPRDFDNKYQLTYGLESSPNLSKRRPPSPPRRQSSRDMGSAVVGGGNVGDVVIDCSGPVPTATCDDHHLHHHHHPPPPAPAAPPSTPPQLNRPPSSMSRSWGSVSVNVNEEHELIATLALQHRNGSDASFKSSSSTESDSLPFANENAGTIKQRAARAQEYVGNTANIGNHLVNHHTGGGEPADVLNDIGNMLTNLTNELDAMLEEEKRQGLNS, encoded by the exons ATGAGCCGGCCATCGAAAGCTGTGACCCAGGTGAAGAAAGTAGCACCACCGGCCGTCCCTGACGTATTCCGGCATTCCGGCTCTTCCTTTGGATCGGCAGGATACGCTAGCAGTGAAGATGGATGTTTTTTGTCCAGTGGTACCGGTGGCGGAGGAGCCGTCGACGACGGTTCCTACGGGATGCCGTCTGGGAAGAGTCCGGGGCCCATTTTCACTCACCCTGGTTTCGCTTTCCCTCCGATCGTCGGCAAATACACCCACGCCGAGGATCAAG GTATCGACATGACACAAAGCCCCGGAAGAGATAGCCCAGGGAGTTCAGGTTCAGGATCTGGTTCGAGGCATTCGACAGCGTCGCTTGATTCTGGAAGAGCTTCCGGATATCATTTAGGTCCGAGAGGACACGGTGCACTCACATCATCGCCTAGGTGCTCGATTAGTTCCCTTGGAAGTCATCCCGACAGGCCCGGAGATCTTGATGTCGTTCATGCCTGGCTGACCGAGCTGCAATTTGAAGAGTACTTTCCTTTATTTGCTTCAGCTGGTTATGATCTCGCTACTATAACCAGAATGACTCCTGAGGATCTCACGGCAATAG GTATTAAGAAGCCGAACCACAGGAAACGACTGAAGGCGGAAATAGATAATTTAAATATAGGAGATGGATTGCCGGAGCATGTTCCGGGATCGCTGGAAGAGTGGCTCAGGTTATTAAGACTCGAGGAATATCTCGGAGCTCTTCATCAACAGGGTATGCGTTCAGTCGAGGATGTCACGACTCTCACATGGGAGGATCTTGAGGACATCGGCATCGTTCGACTCGGTCATCAGAAAAAGCTGCTTTTGGCCATTAAACGTGTTAAAGATATTCGTGCCGGAAAGCGTATTCAACCACTGGATTTGGCTCGTCTTCCTCCGCATCCAGGACAAACGCAG GATGTTGTGATTCAACGAGGTGCTCCCGATTTACCATCGCCGGATGAGGACTGCACGTCACCGGTACTTAGATCTTTCCAAAGAACCGGCAACGAAAACACTTCCTGTGCTACGTGGAGGAGTATGTATGGTGCGTTGCCAGCTGGGCTGGATTATAATACAGTGGGGCGAGGGAATCCGAGAGGAAAATCTCTCGAAAGTTTGGAAGACGCTCCCGTTACTTATCCACCCTCGCCTGCACCAGTTGTGCACCCACAACCTGTAGACTGGAGACCGCGTAGTTATGAAGACGGTGATTTAACTCCGACCAACGAAGGTTCTATTATCGAAGTTGGAGGCGGAACACTTCCCAGACCTAGACATTGTCTCGTTCGACCAAGGCCAGTTGCAAAG GTGATGGCGACTCCAGGACAGTTTAAATCATTGCCACGAGATTTCGACAACAAATATCAATTGACGTACGGATTGGAAAGCAGCCCTAACTTGTCGAAGAGACGTCCTCCTTCGCCACCCAGGCGCCAGAGTTCTAGGGACATGGGTTCTGCAGTTGTCGGCGGTGGTAACGTAGGAGATGTAGTGATAGATTGCAGCGGCCCTGTACCGACTGCCACGTGTGACGATCATCATCTTCATCATCATCACCATCCTCCACCTCCTGCCCCAGCGGCTCCTCCATCAACACCACCTCAACTGAATAGGCCGCCTTCTTCCATGTCTCGTTCCTGGGGCAGTGTCAGCGTCAACGTTAACGAAGAACATGAGCTTATTGCCACTCTTGCCCTGCAACACCGTAACGGATCGGACGCTAGTTTTAAA tCGAGTTCCAGTACAGAATCGGATTCTCTGCCGTTCGCGAACGAGAATGCCGGTACGATAAAGCAGAGAGCAGCAAGGGCGCAGGAATACGTCGGGAACACAGCAAATATTGGCAACCACCTGGTGAATCATCATACAGGCGGTGGAGAACCCGCAGACGTTTTAAACGACATCGGGAATATGCTGACAAATCTCACGAATGAATTGGACGCGATGCTCGAAGAGGAGAAGCGTCAAGGCCTGAATTCATAA
- the LOC117170723 gene encoding caskin-2 isoform X1, whose translation MKTRPLLCQRSLRTLSEVGGMSRPSKAVTQVKKVAPPAVPDVFRHSGSSFGSAGYASSEDGCFLSSGTGGGGAVDDGSYGMPSGKSPGPIFTHPGFAFPPIVGKYTHAEDQGIDMTQSPGRDSPGSSGSGSGSRHSTASLDSGRASGYHLGPRGHGALTSSPRCSISSLGSHPDRPGDLDVVHAWLTELQFEEYFPLFASAGYDLATITRMTPEDLTAIGIKKPNHRKRLKAEIDNLNIGDGLPEHVPGSLEEWLRLLRLEEYLGALHQQGMRSVEDVTTLTWEDLEDIGIVRLGHQKKLLLAIKRVKDIRAGKRIQPLDLARLPPHPGQTQDVVIQRGAPDLPSPDEDCTSPVLRSFQRTGNENTSCATWRSMYGALPAGLDYNTVGRGNPRGKSLESLEDAPVTYPPSPAPVVHPQPVDWRPRSYEDGDLTPTNEGSIIEVGGGTLPRPRHCLVRPRPVAKVMATPGQFKSLPRDFDNKYQLTYGLESSPNLSKRRPPSPPRRQSSRDMGSAVVGGGNVGDVVIDCSGPVPTATCDDHHLHHHHHPPPPAPAAPPSTPPQLNRPPSSMSRSWGSVSVNVNEEHELIATLALQHRNGSDASFKSSSSTESDSLPFANENAGTIKQRAARAQEYVGNTANIGNHLVNHHTGGGEPADVLNDIGNMLTNLTNELDAMLEEEKRQGLNS comes from the exons ATGAAAACTCGTCCATTGCTTTGTCAACGTTCATTACGTACACTGTCTGAAG TTGGCGGTATGAGCCGGCCATCGAAAGCTGTGACCCAGGTGAAGAAAGTAGCACCACCGGCCGTCCCTGACGTATTCCGGCATTCCGGCTCTTCCTTTGGATCGGCAGGATACGCTAGCAGTGAAGATGGATGTTTTTTGTCCAGTGGTACCGGTGGCGGAGGAGCCGTCGACGACGGTTCCTACGGGATGCCGTCTGGGAAGAGTCCGGGGCCCATTTTCACTCACCCTGGTTTCGCTTTCCCTCCGATCGTCGGCAAATACACCCACGCCGAGGATCAAG GTATCGACATGACACAAAGCCCCGGAAGAGATAGCCCAGGGAGTTCAGGTTCAGGATCTGGTTCGAGGCATTCGACAGCGTCGCTTGATTCTGGAAGAGCTTCCGGATATCATTTAGGTCCGAGAGGACACGGTGCACTCACATCATCGCCTAGGTGCTCGATTAGTTCCCTTGGAAGTCATCCCGACAGGCCCGGAGATCTTGATGTCGTTCATGCCTGGCTGACCGAGCTGCAATTTGAAGAGTACTTTCCTTTATTTGCTTCAGCTGGTTATGATCTCGCTACTATAACCAGAATGACTCCTGAGGATCTCACGGCAATAG GTATTAAGAAGCCGAACCACAGGAAACGACTGAAGGCGGAAATAGATAATTTAAATATAGGAGATGGATTGCCGGAGCATGTTCCGGGATCGCTGGAAGAGTGGCTCAGGTTATTAAGACTCGAGGAATATCTCGGAGCTCTTCATCAACAGGGTATGCGTTCAGTCGAGGATGTCACGACTCTCACATGGGAGGATCTTGAGGACATCGGCATCGTTCGACTCGGTCATCAGAAAAAGCTGCTTTTGGCCATTAAACGTGTTAAAGATATTCGTGCCGGAAAGCGTATTCAACCACTGGATTTGGCTCGTCTTCCTCCGCATCCAGGACAAACGCAG GATGTTGTGATTCAACGAGGTGCTCCCGATTTACCATCGCCGGATGAGGACTGCACGTCACCGGTACTTAGATCTTTCCAAAGAACCGGCAACGAAAACACTTCCTGTGCTACGTGGAGGAGTATGTATGGTGCGTTGCCAGCTGGGCTGGATTATAATACAGTGGGGCGAGGGAATCCGAGAGGAAAATCTCTCGAAAGTTTGGAAGACGCTCCCGTTACTTATCCACCCTCGCCTGCACCAGTTGTGCACCCACAACCTGTAGACTGGAGACCGCGTAGTTATGAAGACGGTGATTTAACTCCGACCAACGAAGGTTCTATTATCGAAGTTGGAGGCGGAACACTTCCCAGACCTAGACATTGTCTCGTTCGACCAAGGCCAGTTGCAAAG GTGATGGCGACTCCAGGACAGTTTAAATCATTGCCACGAGATTTCGACAACAAATATCAATTGACGTACGGATTGGAAAGCAGCCCTAACTTGTCGAAGAGACGTCCTCCTTCGCCACCCAGGCGCCAGAGTTCTAGGGACATGGGTTCTGCAGTTGTCGGCGGTGGTAACGTAGGAGATGTAGTGATAGATTGCAGCGGCCCTGTACCGACTGCCACGTGTGACGATCATCATCTTCATCATCATCACCATCCTCCACCTCCTGCCCCAGCGGCTCCTCCATCAACACCACCTCAACTGAATAGGCCGCCTTCTTCCATGTCTCGTTCCTGGGGCAGTGTCAGCGTCAACGTTAACGAAGAACATGAGCTTATTGCCACTCTTGCCCTGCAACACCGTAACGGATCGGACGCTAGTTTTAAA tCGAGTTCCAGTACAGAATCGGATTCTCTGCCGTTCGCGAACGAGAATGCCGGTACGATAAAGCAGAGAGCAGCAAGGGCGCAGGAATACGTCGGGAACACAGCAAATATTGGCAACCACCTGGTGAATCATCATACAGGCGGTGGAGAACCCGCAGACGTTTTAAACGACATCGGGAATATGCTGACAAATCTCACGAATGAATTGGACGCGATGCTCGAAGAGGAGAAGCGTCAAGGCCTGAATTCATAA
- the LOC117170723 gene encoding caskin-2 isoform X3 has protein sequence MRRISVGGMSRPSKAVTQVKKVAPPAVPDVFRHSGSSFGSAGYASSEDGCFLSSGTGGGGAVDDGSYGMPSGKSPGPIFTHPGFAFPPIVGKYTHAEDQGIDMTQSPGRDSPGSSGSGSGSRHSTASLDSGRASGYHLGPRGHGALTSSPRCSISSLGSHPDRPGDLDVVHAWLTELQFEEYFPLFASAGYDLATITRMTPEDLTAIGIKKPNHRKRLKAEIDNLNIGDGLPEHVPGSLEEWLRLLRLEEYLGALHQQGMRSVEDVTTLTWEDLEDIGIVRLGHQKKLLLAIKRVKDIRAGKRIQPLDLARLPPHPGQTQDVVIQRGAPDLPSPDEDCTSPVLRSFQRTGNENTSCATWRSMYGALPAGLDYNTVGRGNPRGKSLESLEDAPVTYPPSPAPVVHPQPVDWRPRSYEDGDLTPTNEGSIIEVGGGTLPRPRHCLVRPRPVAKVMATPGQFKSLPRDFDNKYQLTYGLESSPNLSKRRPPSPPRRQSSRDMGSAVVGGGNVGDVVIDCSGPVPTATCDDHHLHHHHHPPPPAPAAPPSTPPQLNRPPSSMSRSWGSVSVNVNEEHELIATLALQHRNGSDASFKSSSSTESDSLPFANENAGTIKQRAARAQEYVGNTANIGNHLVNHHTGGGEPADVLNDIGNMLTNLTNELDAMLEEEKRQGLNS, from the exons TTGGCGGTATGAGCCGGCCATCGAAAGCTGTGACCCAGGTGAAGAAAGTAGCACCACCGGCCGTCCCTGACGTATTCCGGCATTCCGGCTCTTCCTTTGGATCGGCAGGATACGCTAGCAGTGAAGATGGATGTTTTTTGTCCAGTGGTACCGGTGGCGGAGGAGCCGTCGACGACGGTTCCTACGGGATGCCGTCTGGGAAGAGTCCGGGGCCCATTTTCACTCACCCTGGTTTCGCTTTCCCTCCGATCGTCGGCAAATACACCCACGCCGAGGATCAAG GTATCGACATGACACAAAGCCCCGGAAGAGATAGCCCAGGGAGTTCAGGTTCAGGATCTGGTTCGAGGCATTCGACAGCGTCGCTTGATTCTGGAAGAGCTTCCGGATATCATTTAGGTCCGAGAGGACACGGTGCACTCACATCATCGCCTAGGTGCTCGATTAGTTCCCTTGGAAGTCATCCCGACAGGCCCGGAGATCTTGATGTCGTTCATGCCTGGCTGACCGAGCTGCAATTTGAAGAGTACTTTCCTTTATTTGCTTCAGCTGGTTATGATCTCGCTACTATAACCAGAATGACTCCTGAGGATCTCACGGCAATAG GTATTAAGAAGCCGAACCACAGGAAACGACTGAAGGCGGAAATAGATAATTTAAATATAGGAGATGGATTGCCGGAGCATGTTCCGGGATCGCTGGAAGAGTGGCTCAGGTTATTAAGACTCGAGGAATATCTCGGAGCTCTTCATCAACAGGGTATGCGTTCAGTCGAGGATGTCACGACTCTCACATGGGAGGATCTTGAGGACATCGGCATCGTTCGACTCGGTCATCAGAAAAAGCTGCTTTTGGCCATTAAACGTGTTAAAGATATTCGTGCCGGAAAGCGTATTCAACCACTGGATTTGGCTCGTCTTCCTCCGCATCCAGGACAAACGCAG GATGTTGTGATTCAACGAGGTGCTCCCGATTTACCATCGCCGGATGAGGACTGCACGTCACCGGTACTTAGATCTTTCCAAAGAACCGGCAACGAAAACACTTCCTGTGCTACGTGGAGGAGTATGTATGGTGCGTTGCCAGCTGGGCTGGATTATAATACAGTGGGGCGAGGGAATCCGAGAGGAAAATCTCTCGAAAGTTTGGAAGACGCTCCCGTTACTTATCCACCCTCGCCTGCACCAGTTGTGCACCCACAACCTGTAGACTGGAGACCGCGTAGTTATGAAGACGGTGATTTAACTCCGACCAACGAAGGTTCTATTATCGAAGTTGGAGGCGGAACACTTCCCAGACCTAGACATTGTCTCGTTCGACCAAGGCCAGTTGCAAAG GTGATGGCGACTCCAGGACAGTTTAAATCATTGCCACGAGATTTCGACAACAAATATCAATTGACGTACGGATTGGAAAGCAGCCCTAACTTGTCGAAGAGACGTCCTCCTTCGCCACCCAGGCGCCAGAGTTCTAGGGACATGGGTTCTGCAGTTGTCGGCGGTGGTAACGTAGGAGATGTAGTGATAGATTGCAGCGGCCCTGTACCGACTGCCACGTGTGACGATCATCATCTTCATCATCATCACCATCCTCCACCTCCTGCCCCAGCGGCTCCTCCATCAACACCACCTCAACTGAATAGGCCGCCTTCTTCCATGTCTCGTTCCTGGGGCAGTGTCAGCGTCAACGTTAACGAAGAACATGAGCTTATTGCCACTCTTGCCCTGCAACACCGTAACGGATCGGACGCTAGTTTTAAA tCGAGTTCCAGTACAGAATCGGATTCTCTGCCGTTCGCGAACGAGAATGCCGGTACGATAAAGCAGAGAGCAGCAAGGGCGCAGGAATACGTCGGGAACACAGCAAATATTGGCAACCACCTGGTGAATCATCATACAGGCGGTGGAGAACCCGCAGACGTTTTAAACGACATCGGGAATATGCTGACAAATCTCACGAATGAATTGGACGCGATGCTCGAAGAGGAGAAGCGTCAAGGCCTGAATTCATAA